The Paenibacillus sp. FSL R7-0204 genome includes a region encoding these proteins:
- a CDS encoding phytoene desaturase family protein, translating into MIRTTDTAKVAVIGAGPGGLAAAMLLAAEGYEVDLYEQQAAVGGRSGELKLGDYRFDRGATFLMMPHLLEELFTLAGRSVHDYVALTPLDPLYSLHFEDTVFTPSTNQDQTAEEIERLFPGNGSGYRRFMADEADKLERVIPLLQRPFQSLGDYVKRDVFHALPKLNATDTVYNRLSRYFDDERLRFSFTFQAKYLGMSPWECPGTFTILSYMEHRYGLYHPTGGINRVLQAMAGVIQEHGGRVHTASGVKRIIVKDGQAAGLLLENGEKVDADYIVIGADFGSAMTQLFEPGLLKKYAPAKIARKRYSCSTAMLYLGVDGEVDLGHHSVHFADDYRRNVREITELGVLSEDASIYIHNPSVIDKTLAPPGKSSLYVLMPVPNLSADINWEQERAEVEDWMMERLQQIPQLAGIAGRVEESLFFSPLDWKNQQNVYNGATFNLAHNLGQMMHLRPHNTFEEVRGIWLVGGGTHPGSGLPTIFESAKISARLLREHDQAVRGRFTVQAGAPGAGAGVPL; encoded by the coding sequence TTGATCCGAACCACAGATACCGCAAAAGTCGCAGTAATCGGCGCAGGGCCAGGCGGGTTAGCCGCCGCCATGCTGCTTGCCGCCGAAGGATATGAAGTAGATCTCTATGAACAGCAAGCGGCGGTTGGCGGAAGATCAGGAGAATTGAAGCTGGGAGACTACCGTTTCGACCGGGGAGCTACCTTTTTGATGATGCCTCATTTGCTGGAGGAGCTGTTCACTCTGGCAGGGCGTTCTGTGCATGATTATGTTGCGCTTACGCCGCTTGATCCGCTGTACTCCCTGCATTTTGAAGATACCGTATTTACGCCTTCTACGAACCAGGATCAGACGGCCGAGGAGATTGAGCGGCTGTTCCCAGGCAACGGCAGCGGCTACCGCCGGTTCATGGCAGATGAAGCCGACAAGCTGGAGCGGGTGATTCCGCTGCTGCAGCGTCCGTTCCAATCGTTAGGGGATTATGTCAAAAGAGATGTGTTCCACGCGCTGCCCAAGCTGAACGCTACAGACACCGTCTACAACCGGCTGTCCCGTTATTTCGATGACGAGCGGCTGCGGTTCTCGTTCACATTCCAGGCCAAGTATCTGGGGATGTCGCCTTGGGAATGTCCGGGTACCTTCACGATTCTGTCTTACATGGAGCACCGTTACGGCCTGTACCATCCGACCGGCGGAATTAACCGAGTGCTCCAGGCTATGGCTGGGGTCATACAGGAGCATGGCGGGCGGGTCCATACCGCAAGCGGAGTGAAACGCATTATCGTCAAGGACGGGCAGGCCGCGGGCTTGCTGCTGGAGAACGGGGAGAAGGTGGATGCGGATTATATTGTGATTGGTGCAGATTTTGGTTCTGCAATGACACAATTGTTCGAGCCTGGACTTCTGAAGAAATATGCCCCTGCCAAGATTGCCCGCAAAAGATATTCCTGCTCCACCGCCATGCTCTACCTCGGTGTGGATGGAGAGGTGGACCTGGGGCATCATTCGGTTCATTTCGCAGACGATTACCGGCGTAATGTCAGAGAGATCACAGAGCTGGGCGTTCTGTCGGAGGATGCTTCTATCTATATTCATAATCCGTCAGTTATCGATAAGACACTGGCGCCTCCCGGTAAGTCCTCGCTCTATGTGTTGATGCCAGTACCTAATCTGAGTGCGGACATCAACTGGGAGCAAGAGCGTGCGGAGGTAGAGGACTGGATGATGGAGCGGCTGCAGCAGATCCCGCAGCTCGCGGGAATTGCAGGACGAGTGGAAGAGAGCCTGTTCTTCTCCCCGCTCGACTGGAAAAACCAGCAGAATGTATATAACGGGGCCACCTTCAATCTGGCTCATAATCTCGGGCAGATGATGCATCTGCGGCCGCATAATACCTTCGAGGAGGTACGCGGCATCTGGCTGGTCGGCGGGGGAACCCATCCGGGCAGCGGCCTGCCTACAATCTTTGAGTCGGCCAAGATCAGCGCACGGCTGCTGCGGGAGCATGACCAGGCTGTGCGGGGGCGGTTCACGGTACAGGCAGGCGCGCCAGGCGCAGGTGCGGGGGTTCCGCTATGA
- a CDS encoding phytoene desaturase family protein gives MSRIAIVGSGIGGLTAALLLTRQGHEVVIYERAAQAGGRVAFEEQDGYRIDRGPTIVLLPEMLLGILEEGGLPRSSLELLHCDPLYRVHFRSGRVLTKFADASAQAEEIDRLYPGEGKGFTRFMKDMSVLYPQGRTSFLERGYASGREFFSPANLSLMIRLRAYRNLRSAIGQYFRNEELKDAFSLQSLYIGGAPFRTPGIYTMLPYAEHAFGIWMLKGGYGMLPQIMARELEDRGVQIHTGNEVESLLVEGSRCCGVVVQGQSIPYDAVLYNGDFPNVEQLLPPGVFKQEQAPVVMANQGRAVSAKAIKRGTWKPSSGCLLIYAATDKRWPDSLVHQFFLPDSLNSSLHELFDRGQIPQDSSYYVFNPVALDDSAAPPGQSVLYFLVPVPAVPDKNWEEIAGALADKVMADAEKRGFPGLAASVIWRRLRTPADAEQEGMYGGGSFGIAPLLSQSGVFRPQPKPYPLKGLYAAGASVHPGGGVPIVMQGAKLAVQEMIKEMSVHG, from the coding sequence ATGAGCCGCATTGCCATCGTAGGCAGCGGAATCGGCGGTCTGACGGCGGCACTGCTGCTTACCCGCCAGGGCCATGAGGTGGTTATCTATGAACGGGCAGCCCAAGCGGGCGGGCGTGTGGCCTTTGAAGAGCAGGACGGCTACCGGATTGACCGCGGGCCTACCATCGTGCTGCTGCCGGAGATGCTTCTGGGTATTCTGGAAGAAGGCGGCCTTCCGCGATCCAGCTTGGAGCTGCTGCACTGTGATCCGCTCTACCGGGTTCACTTCAGAAGCGGGCGGGTGCTGACCAAATTCGCGGATGCTTCAGCGCAGGCGGAGGAGATTGACCGGCTCTATCCCGGAGAGGGCAAGGGCTTCACCCGGTTCATGAAGGACATGTCGGTGCTGTATCCGCAGGGGCGGACCTCGTTCCTGGAGCGGGGGTATGCAAGCGGGCGGGAATTCTTTAGTCCGGCTAACCTGTCGCTGATGATCCGCCTGCGCGCCTACCGGAATCTGCGCTCTGCTATCGGCCAGTATTTTCGGAATGAGGAGCTTAAGGATGCGTTCTCCCTGCAGAGCCTCTATATTGGAGGAGCGCCCTTCCGCACACCGGGCATCTACACCATGCTTCCTTACGCCGAGCATGCCTTTGGCATCTGGATGCTGAAGGGCGGATACGGGATGCTGCCGCAGATCATGGCCCGGGAGCTGGAAGACCGCGGGGTACAGATTCATACGGGCAACGAGGTGGAGTCCTTGCTTGTTGAAGGAAGCCGCTGCTGCGGAGTTGTTGTTCAGGGACAGTCGATTCCCTATGATGCTGTTCTGTACAATGGAGATTTCCCGAATGTAGAGCAATTGCTGCCTCCAGGTGTGTTCAAGCAGGAACAGGCACCGGTTGTGATGGCGAATCAGGGCAGAGCCGTATCGGCTAAGGCCATAAAACGCGGAACCTGGAAGCCCTCCTCGGGCTGTCTGCTGATCTATGCAGCCACGGATAAGCGCTGGCCGGATTCGCTGGTGCACCAGTTTTTCCTGCCGGACAGTCTGAATAGCAGTCTTCACGAGCTGTTTGACCGGGGACAAATTCCCCAGGATTCATCTTATTATGTATTTAATCCGGTAGCGCTGGACGATAGTGCGGCTCCTCCCGGACAAAGCGTGCTGTATTTCCTTGTTCCCGTCCCGGCGGTGCCGGATAAGAACTGGGAGGAAATAGCCGGAGCACTAGCCGATAAAGTCATGGCGGATGCCGAGAAGCGGGGCTTCCCCGGGCTTGCCGCGAGTGTGATCTGGCGCAGATTGAGAACGCCTGCCGATGCGGAGCAGGAAGGAATGTACGGCGGGGGCAGCTTCGGTATTGCACCGCTGCTGAGCCAGTCGGGGGTATTCCGGCCCCAGCCGAAGCCATATCCGCTTAAGGGATTGTATGCCGCAGGTGCTTCCGTGCATCCGGGCGGCGGTGTGCCAATCGTGATGCAGGGAGCGAAGCTTGCTGTTCAGGAAATGATAAAGGAGATGAGCGTACATGGATGA